A single window of Senegalia massiliensis DNA harbors:
- a CDS encoding glycosyltransferase family 4 protein has product MSTVSRQFYLFEQGNIEVLKSLSYEVHGAANFEDVNERLDALDIVRHHFDIQRSPFSLKNIKAYKQLKKIMKSESFDVVHCHSPMGGVLARLAAKSVGLKTVIYTAHGFHFYKGAPIINWLLYYPVEKWLSRYTDILITINKEDFDRAKSFKTCRVEYVPGIGIDVSKFNLNDEFKRRKRKALNISEDAIVILSVGELNKNKNHEVVIKAISKTLNKNIEYIVCGQGELQNYLEKMVIELGLRTKVKLLGFRNDISEIYSAVDLFVFLSYREGLSVSLMEAMASGLPVIASRIRGNTDLIQDGSGGFLHEPRDYLGIAKSVDELYENERLRTKMGFLNKEKVKKYDKQVVKKRIRELYDALQ; this is encoded by the coding sequence TTTGAAGATGTAAATGAAAGATTGGATGCACTTGACATTGTAAGACATCATTTTGACATTCAAAGATCACCTTTTTCTTTGAAAAATATTAAAGCATACAAACAATTAAAGAAGATAATGAAATCAGAGAGTTTTGATGTTGTACATTGCCATTCACCTATGGGGGGTGTTTTGGCCAGATTAGCTGCCAAATCAGTAGGGTTGAAAACAGTGATTTATACAGCACATGGTTTTCACTTTTATAAAGGAGCACCTATTATAAACTGGTTATTATATTATCCAGTTGAAAAATGGCTTTCAAGATATACAGATATTCTAATTACAATCAATAAAGAGGATTTTGACAGAGCTAAATCTTTCAAAACATGTAGAGTAGAGTATGTACCTGGGATAGGTATTGATGTTAGTAAATTTAATCTAAATGATGAATTTAAACGTAGAAAAAGGAAAGCGCTAAATATTTCTGAAGATGCAATTGTAATATTGTCAGTTGGGGAACTTAATAAAAACAAGAATCATGAAGTTGTTATAAAAGCAATATCAAAAACATTAAATAAAAATATTGAATATATTGTATGTGGTCAAGGGGAGTTACAAAATTATTTAGAGAAAATGGTAATTGAATTGGGCTTAAGAACAAAAGTAAAGTTATTAGGGTTTAGGAATGATATCAGTGAAATATACTCAGCAGTAGATCTGTTTGTCTTTCTATCTTATAGAGAAGGCCTCTCTGTTTCTCTGATGGAAGCGATGGCGTCTGGATTGCCTGTTATAGCATCAAGAATTAGAGGTAATACTGATTTAATTCAAGATGGTAGTGGTGGGTTTTTGCATGAACCAAGAGATTATCTTGGTATTGCTAAGAGTGTTGATGAATTATATGAAAATGAAAGATTGCGAACCAAAATGGGGTTTTTGAATAAGGAAAAAGTAAAGAAATATGATAAGCAGGTTGTGAAAAAAAGGATAAGAGAGTTGTATGATGCGTTGCAATAA
- a CDS encoding glycosyltransferase, which translates to MKRIFMLMKYYLDPNTDSHFPKFDYQIETLEKMDYEVYYLGIEKNNIYLCNGTNKEFICSYYNTKIQSLKTIFIYNSLYKATIKVIEKGLNFDIAYIRYMPVSWNFKKALVKLKNIMCKMVVEIPTYPIEKEINLESRFIRKIYFKISHKYFVNQSHHIDLFALIGEKSSYFAGRPAINIENGISLKDIPLRNPNFKKDDIHILCLANMAKWHGYDRLIEGLRLYKNNSNKISVTIHLVGSDADGSMRQWRELVKNYQLENNVIFEGPKHGSDLDWYFDRCQVAVGSLGLHRIGYSSAATLKVREYMSRGIPFILSGYDQSITDQEDFYIKVPEDDSPIKIDTIISKIIDINNWNILGNNMRKYAEDNMSWKNQFIKIIRNIGE; encoded by the coding sequence GTGAAAAGAATATTTATGTTAATGAAATATTACTTGGATCCTAATACAGATAGTCATTTTCCAAAATTTGATTATCAAATTGAAACACTCGAGAAAATGGATTACGAAGTTTATTATTTAGGTATTGAAAAAAATAACATCTATTTATGTAATGGAACAAATAAAGAGTTTATTTGTAGTTACTATAATACTAAAATACAAAGTCTTAAGACTATTTTTATATATAATTCTTTGTATAAAGCTACAATAAAAGTTATTGAAAAAGGGTTGAATTTTGATATTGCGTATATTAGATATATGCCTGTAAGTTGGAATTTTAAGAAAGCTTTGGTCAAGCTTAAAAATATAATGTGTAAGATGGTTGTAGAGATTCCAACTTATCCTATAGAAAAAGAAATAAATTTAGAATCTAGATTTATAAGGAAAATATATTTTAAGATTTCACATAAATATTTTGTTAATCAATCTCACCATATTGATTTATTTGCGTTAATAGGAGAAAAATCTTCATATTTTGCAGGGAGGCCTGCAATTAATATTGAAAATGGAATTAGTTTAAAAGACATACCTTTAAGAAATCCAAATTTCAAGAAAGATGATATACATATATTGTGTTTAGCTAATATGGCTAAGTGGCATGGATACGATAGACTTATTGAAGGTTTAAGATTGTATAAAAATAATAGTAATAAAATAAGCGTAACTATACATCTAGTTGGCTCAGATGCTGATGGATCGATGAGACAGTGGAGGGAGCTAGTAAAGAATTATCAATTGGAAAATAATGTGATTTTTGAAGGGCCAAAGCATGGAAGTGATTTGGACTGGTATTTTGATAGATGCCAAGTTGCCGTCGGTTCTCTTGGACTACACAGAATAGGATATAGTTCAGCAGCTACTTTGAAGGTAAGAGAATATATGTCTAGAGGAATTCCATTTATTCTGTCTGGATATGATCAAAGTATTACTGACCAAGAGGACTTTTATATTAAAGTTCCTGAAGATGACTCTCCTATTAAAATTGATACAATAATTTCTAAAATCATTGACATAAATAACTGGAATATATTAGGGAATAATATGAGAAAGTATGCTGAAGATAATATGTCATGGAAAAACCAGTTCATTAAAATAATCAGAAATATAGGTGAATAA
- a CDS encoding glycosyltransferase: MRIAMTVSNNVIDDVRVIKEAKVLVGLGHEVYIFGNDKEENEFVIDEINVINSKYPMIKRLAKKSKSKIVQDGNTTKEINQNKVKFIQTMKTKLMDVLKGFAIILIIETTQSRIFKKLRKTGLAFDYIHCHDLDTLGVGVKYKNINKCKLVYDSHELWTEMSGINKYVKKRYSRKEKKYLYGVDYLITVSPSIIRELNSRYEINIPAVLLRNIPSYDATKLAAIPDDRKVKLLYIGYFIKGRGIENIIDQAVRFPNNTELTLIVQNEREILDELNRRVNDKNLNNKVRITTFVPQNEVINEISKFDIGLLPYLPVSLNNLYCLPNKLFQYLSAGVCIVANSLPDVKNIIDKYECGVTYDGSETLVNIIKELSSNKKKLYQYKKNSLRAIDLELNWETEKESLISVYEECKKNEE; the protein is encoded by the coding sequence ATGAGAATAGCAATGACAGTCTCAAATAATGTAATTGATGACGTGAGAGTTATTAAAGAAGCCAAGGTGTTAGTTGGCTTGGGACATGAAGTATACATTTTTGGCAACGATAAAGAAGAGAATGAATTTGTTATCGATGAAATTAATGTAATTAATTCTAAGTATCCAATGATTAAGAGGTTGGCAAAAAAATCAAAATCCAAAATTGTTCAAGATGGTAATACCACAAAAGAAATAAATCAGAATAAGGTCAAATTTATTCAAACAATGAAGACGAAGCTGATGGATGTCCTTAAAGGGTTTGCAATAATTTTAATAATCGAAACCACACAAAGTAGGATTTTTAAAAAGTTGAGGAAAACAGGATTAGCATTTGACTATATTCACTGTCATGACTTAGACACTCTAGGAGTTGGTGTGAAGTATAAAAACATAAATAAATGCAAATTAGTTTATGATTCTCATGAACTTTGGACTGAAATGAGCGGAATTAACAAATATGTAAAGAAAAGATATTCGCGAAAAGAGAAAAAGTACTTGTATGGTGTAGATTATTTGATTACAGTTTCACCATCGATTATTAGGGAACTAAATAGTAGATATGAGATTAATATTCCTGCAGTGTTGTTGAGAAACATTCCATCATACGACGCTACTAAGCTTGCTGCAATACCAGATGATAGAAAAGTAAAGTTGTTGTACATTGGTTATTTTATTAAAGGTAGGGGAATAGAAAACATTATTGATCAAGCGGTTAGATTTCCTAACAACACTGAATTAACTTTAATAGTACAAAATGAAAGAGAAATATTAGACGAATTGAATAGAAGAGTAAATGATAAGAACTTGAATAACAAAGTTCGGATTACAACATTTGTACCACAAAATGAGGTTATTAATGAAATTTCTAAGTTTGATATTGGATTGTTACCGTATTTACCCGTATCACTTAATAATCTCTATTGTTTGCCTAATAAACTATTCCAATATCTGTCTGCTGGTGTTTGTATAGTAGCTAATAGCTTACCAGATGTAAAAAATATTATTGATAAGTATGAGTGTGGTGTAACTTATGATGGTTCAGAAACACTAGTTAACATTATAAAAGAGCTTAGTTCGAACAAAAAAAAATTATATCAATATAAGAAAAATTCTCTAAGAGCAATTGATTTAGAACTTAATTGGGAAACAGAAAAAGAATCACTAATATCAGTATACGAGGAATGTAAAAAGAATGAAGAATAA
- a CDS encoding oligosaccharide flippase family protein, translating into MKNNSVLKSIPYSITKILGYIVSMLALPILTNLFDKTQFGMISTLEAKITLIVSIFLFGIPQSYIRFYNRYSRSNQIDVLNSSFLFLIGIVFILASTISYIVLSFGNVNNVSVIILAFLVGNLVIMQQISSIIRAKEKTLLHSLILGLNDILSYALPIAILYMFGISINNYFLSKLIVPLSIFLLILLVVKKELKFVGVKGTIIKEMLVFGIPLVLVSIGGTIFSSGDRIIINHIMGSEQVAVYSVASKIAHAIQQLMIFPINMVLFPMYIRIWEEEGRKRTEQILSKWFIVYVFIATAIIAGSISIRKEAMVLLSNSSYIDGAIIIPILTAGLLIYGGYYFISAGFFVSNRTFNLGIIIFSTSLLNVALNYIMGKYMGLIGVALATAIAYVVFMIITYIIGNKILTIKFYWTQIIKFIISAIIMILVLSMLSGSKSILIDLLVKISVGFIVYVVLNIRFVIKQLRG; encoded by the coding sequence ATGAAGAATAATAGCGTGTTAAAATCAATTCCATATTCGATTACTAAAATATTGGGATATATTGTTTCTATGTTGGCTTTGCCCATATTAACAAACTTGTTTGACAAGACACAATTTGGAATGATTTCAACATTAGAAGCTAAAATAACACTAATAGTTTCAATTTTCTTATTTGGAATTCCTCAATCATATATTAGGTTTTACAATAGATACTCGAGATCTAATCAAATTGATGTTTTAAACTCAAGTTTTTTATTTTTGATTGGAATTGTGTTTATTCTAGCTTCTACAATAAGTTATATTGTATTATCTTTTGGAAATGTTAACAATGTTTCAGTAATAATACTTGCATTCTTAGTTGGAAATCTGGTTATTATGCAACAGATAAGTTCAATTATCAGAGCAAAAGAAAAAACATTACTTCATTCACTTATTCTCGGTCTAAATGATATTTTGAGCTACGCATTACCAATTGCTATCTTATATATGTTTGGAATTTCAATAAATAATTACTTTTTAAGTAAGTTGATTGTACCGCTAAGTATATTTCTTCTTATTCTTTTAGTTGTAAAGAAAGAATTAAAGTTTGTAGGTGTGAAAGGAACAATTATAAAGGAAATGCTAGTATTTGGTATTCCTTTAGTTTTAGTTAGTATTGGGGGAACTATTTTTTCATCAGGGGATAGAATTATAATAAACCATATTATGGGTTCAGAACAAGTTGCAGTATATTCTGTAGCCTCAAAGATAGCACATGCAATACAACAGTTAATGATTTTTCCGATTAATATGGTTTTGTTTCCTATGTATATAAGAATATGGGAAGAAGAAGGTCGAAAGAGAACGGAACAAATTTTATCAAAATGGTTTATTGTATATGTTTTCATTGCAACGGCAATTATTGCAGGTTCAATCTCAATAAGAAAAGAAGCAATGGTGTTATTATCAAACTCATCGTATATCGATGGAGCAATCATAATACCTATTTTAACCGCAGGATTATTAATTTATGGGGGATATTATTTTATATCAGCAGGATTTTTTGTATCCAATAGAACATTTAATTTAGGCATAATAATTTTTTCAACAAGTCTTTTAAATGTTGCGCTAAATTATATTATGGGGAAATATATGGGGTTAATTGGTGTAGCACTAGCAACTGCTATAGCATATGTAGTTTTCATGATAATAACATACATTATCGGCAATAAAATACTTACTATAAAATTTTACTGGACACAAATAATTAAATTTATTATTTCAGCGATTATTATGATTCTGGTGTTAAGTATGCTATCAGGGAGCAAAAGTATATTAATTGACTTATTAGTAAAGATAAGTGTTGGATTTATTGTGTATGTTGTTTTGAATATAAGGTTCGTAATAAAACAATTAAGAGGTTAG
- a CDS encoding O-antigen ligase family protein: MSTIGEFIPIPGIEINQLLILCMAPFYFLKAKKRYRYYPFNLIVMVLVFLYVYIFFQGATLAFDFIEFIKTAKNYAVAFIFISMVIVLDIDEFRLILRRYVNFSSVFFLIEYTLGYFNIDGIYNLLFNPPFANIRNVANFLSPNSYGIILSILIVGNLYLFFNESKKYYFVFAMLLVLPLLTTASRSGLIILVSGIFIYVFIRFRLPIKILAILTVIFGVYSFFSERLLSFLYQHTSSYFVRRFILYLESGNLFGDRMNEYNLIFNAYSDSWFVGLGFGNITGSNEIYTGMSSMHNEYFRFFIEAGIVGGILFFLLISILLYAMVKVIKSKNVDRDTKALFVTYSAMFLIAEMQYNFFDAHREGIILIFIGFSSIMYFSRKFKDVHKKVNNPRSCELINNKREDGVII, translated from the coding sequence TTGTCAACCATAGGAGAATTTATTCCTATTCCAGGTATTGAAATTAATCAATTATTAATTTTATGTATGGCACCATTTTACTTTTTGAAAGCTAAGAAAAGATACAGATATTATCCATTCAATTTAATTGTAATGGTCTTAGTCTTTCTTTATGTTTATATATTTTTTCAAGGGGCTACATTGGCTTTTGATTTTATTGAATTCATCAAAACAGCTAAAAATTATGCAGTAGCTTTTATTTTTATATCAATGGTAATTGTACTAGATATTGACGAATTTAGGTTAATTTTGAGGAGGTATGTAAATTTTAGTAGTGTTTTCTTTTTGATCGAATATACACTAGGATATTTTAACATTGATGGCATCTATAATTTGCTTTTCAATCCACCTTTTGCGAATATTAGAAATGTAGCCAACTTTCTAAGTCCAAATTCTTATGGGATAATTTTATCAATTTTGATAGTTGGGAATCTCTATTTATTTTTCAATGAAAGTAAAAAATATTATTTTGTGTTTGCTATGCTTCTAGTATTACCTTTATTAACAACTGCATCAAGAAGTGGACTAATAATATTAGTAAGTGGAATTTTTATCTACGTGTTTATTCGGTTTAGACTACCAATAAAAATTCTAGCGATTCTTACAGTAATCTTTGGAGTATATTCATTTTTTTCTGAGCGACTCTTAAGCTTTCTATATCAGCACACATCATCATACTTTGTACGACGATTTATTTTATATTTAGAATCCGGCAATCTATTTGGAGATAGAATGAATGAATACAATTTGATTTTTAATGCTTATAGTGATTCTTGGTTTGTTGGTCTTGGCTTCGGGAATATTACAGGGAGTAATGAAATATATACTGGGATGAGTTCAATGCATAATGAGTATTTCAGATTTTTCATAGAAGCTGGGATAGTGGGAGGTATCTTATTTTTTCTATTAATTTCTATTTTATTATATGCGATGGTCAAAGTCATTAAGTCAAAAAATGTTGATAGAGACACCAAGGCATTATTTGTGACTTATTCAGCAATGTTTCTCATAGCTGAAATGCAATATAATTTTTTCGATGCTCATAGAGAAGGTATTATTTTGATATTTATTGGATTTTCATCCATTATGTATTTCTCTAGGAAATTTAAAGATGTTCATAAAAAGGTAAATAATCCAAGGTCGTGTGAATTAATTAATAATAAAAGAGAGGACGGAGTGATAATTTGA
- the wecB gene encoding non-hydrolyzing UDP-N-acetylglucosamine 2-epimerase — MKLVTIIGARPQFIKAAPFSEIFRKENEEILVHTGQHYDKNMSNIFFDELKIPKPDYNLSVGSGSHGKQTAKMLEGIEDIILKENPDGILVYGDTNSTLAGALAGSKLLIPVFHVEAGLRSYNKNMPEEQNRILTDHISTLLLCPTQTAIDNLKTEGIKEGVINTGDIMYDAVLRNTKISDEKYKNSEWNYLKEKDYYLSTIHRAENTDKKEKLKDIFIALNKLDKPVIMPIHPRTKKKIKDLNIPLDNIKIIEPVGYLLMLYLIKNAHMVITDSGGLQKEAYFLKTPCTTLRDQTEWVETLENDWNILSQIDVQKIKTKVQRKLTCLQHPQPKSFGEGNAAIKICEAIINRGNINE, encoded by the coding sequence TTGAAATTAGTAACAATAATTGGTGCTAGACCACAATTTATTAAGGCGGCACCTTTTTCAGAAATATTTAGAAAAGAAAATGAAGAAATATTAGTTCATACAGGACAACATTATGATAAAAATATGTCTAATATATTTTTTGACGAATTAAAAATACCTAAGCCAGACTATAACTTATCAGTAGGATCTGGTAGCCATGGAAAGCAAACAGCAAAAATGTTAGAAGGTATTGAAGATATAATACTAAAAGAAAATCCAGATGGAATTTTAGTATATGGAGATACAAACTCTACGCTAGCAGGAGCATTAGCTGGGAGTAAGCTATTAATCCCAGTATTTCATGTAGAAGCAGGACTTAGGAGTTATAATAAAAATATGCCAGAAGAACAAAATAGGATACTTACAGATCATATTTCTACACTATTACTATGTCCTACACAAACAGCAATAGATAATTTAAAAACAGAAGGTATTAAAGAGGGAGTAATAAATACAGGAGATATAATGTATGATGCAGTACTTAGAAACACTAAAATTTCAGATGAAAAATATAAAAATAGTGAATGGAATTATTTAAAGGAAAAGGATTATTATCTATCTACAATACACAGAGCTGAAAATACAGATAAAAAAGAAAAATTAAAAGATATATTTATAGCACTTAACAAATTGGATAAACCAGTTATCATGCCAATACACCCTAGAACTAAGAAGAAGATAAAAGATTTAAATATTCCTTTAGATAATATAAAAATTATAGAACCAGTGGGATATCTTTTAATGTTATATTTAATAAAAAATGCACATATGGTTATAACAGATTCAGGAGGATTACAAAAAGAAGCTTATTTTTTGAAAACACCATGCACTACATTAAGAGATCAAACTGAATGGGTTGAAACATTGGAAAATGATTGGAATATATTAAGTCAGATAGATGTTCAAAAGATTAAAACTAAGGTACAACGCAAGTTAACATGCTTACAGCATCCACAGCCTAAATCTTTTGGTGAAGGAAATGCTGCTATAAAAATTTGTGAGGCAATAATAAATAGAGGTAATATTAATGAATGA